AATTGGGCGGTAAATTGGGGACAGACCCCAATTAAAAATCGGGGCCTGTCCCAATATTCTTCCAATATTCTTTATAGAGGTCTTATGCTTTAATTCGCTAAATAGGATCGATGGGTGAAATAGGCTAGAACCTGTCTTTTAATAGTCTCGGCCAAAGCTTTGCCCAACCATTTGCATGTGAAACACCCCTGACTTTAATGACCTGGCACCTTCCCCCGGCATCCCGGCTCATTTGACAAAAATATTCAGCTATTTCTTTGGGGACAATACGGTCATTTTCCCCAACAAGATGAATTTGCTCGACCCCAATTAGCCGGGCCACATGATCAATAGGATCCAAAGACCCTTTCAAGCGATCAACTTTATGGATCTCACTATGCATGCGATGATCCAGGTTCCCAGCAATGGTCACAAGAAAATCAACATCGCCTCTTTGGGCTGATAGCAAGGTCGCGATCGCGCCACCGCCGGAGAATCCAAAAAGCTTGATCCTAGAAGAATGAACGGGCTCTTTATAAAGATCAATGGCCTGATCTACAGCATCCACAACATCCTGTGAGAATCGATGAGATGTCCAATATTTCTGTTCTGCATCAGACTGCTCACCAAGATATTGATAAGGTCTTGCGATATATAAAACATTTGGCTGGGGATCTAACGCAGCCAGTCTTAGCGCAACGGGGTCATGCGGGGTAGGATCACTAGAAGGATACTTATTGGCCGTAAATGCATGCCCATCCCCCTCGATGTAAACATGAACACTTTGGCCGGTGTCATTAAATTTAGAATATGTAACAAGAGAAAATAAATTTGTCCGAACGATCTTCTTACTTAAGTAATTCTGGCGAGCAATATTATCAGCATGGTTTATGAATTGATGAGCAGACGTGCAGGATATCAAAGGAACAATGAAGATAAAGCAACTCACACGCTTTAGAATTCTTAAAA
This sequence is a window from Desulfobulbaceae bacterium. Protein-coding genes within it:
- a CDS encoding dienelactone hydrolase family protein; protein product: MLLRILKRVSCFIFIVPLISCTSAHQFINHADNIARQNYLSKKIVRTNLFSLVTYSKFNDTGQSVHVYIEGDGHAFTANKYPSSDPTPHDPVALRLAALDPQPNVLYIARPYQYLGEQSDAEQKYWTSHRFSQDVVDAVDQAIDLYKEPVHSSRIKLFGFSGGGAIATLLSAQRGDVDFLVTIAGNLDHRMHSEIHKVDRLKGSLDPIDHVARLIGVEQIHLVGENDRIVPKEIAEYFCQMSRDAGGRCQVIKVRGVSHANGWAKLWPRLLKDRF